In Acidobacteriota bacterium, one genomic interval encodes:
- a CDS encoding FecR domain-containing protein, producing MMKNQKLNELFDDVTTGIRNEKLDDTTVKAAAERVQTRLGHKQAAAQAGVATVEHLRGCDDFQGLIPAYLGGFLSSARTMLLEDHTRECVPCRKALKEARHGAKAQAAYKEATPKFNWFQMPAMKWALAAAVVLGFGVFAWPLVSQMLPGTALTATVEAASGPVYRVAENQTLALKAGEQLSRGERLRTAKEAGAVVKLSDGSLIETRERSEFAVNQTASGITINLERGAIIVQAAKQGGKKLYVATPDSLAAVTGTTFAVNSGTKGSRISVVEGEVQVDRAGQKTVLHPGEQLATHVSIAPVPVKDEVAWSRDADKYKQVLAAVKREIDAKVAMPGNRYSTRLLDLMPEGTVFYAAIPNLSQTLAQANNILQQNIETNPELRAWYDEQQTGKDGKKKHELGDVVAKLTEFGQFIGQEIAVGGEKDAVLALAEVKDPNGFRAFLQQQLANVEGGKEHVLLIDDPLAATAPAKQSKDGSKNEHLMIWLNNDVVVASTELTTLQTVAASAKGAVANRFNATPFHARLADVYREGAGLVIGADLGQLIGRELAQDTQRGGKDAAVLNQLGVNQMRHFIAELKDVNGQPQNRAVVTFDSANGAPQHGLASWLAAPGPMGALQFISPDANVVAAFVVQNPAAMYDDLMNTLKTADAAAWQEFINLQTQHGISLRDDFAAKLGGEIAVAVDGPVLPTPSWKVVCEVNDPAGLQQSFERAVVELNKELVAKDKPQLVWENAQSNGRTFYRLKPASGLGEVNYAYAYGFLIAAPSRALVENAIKYRESGYTLPQSAKFKAALPADKQANFSALVFYNVSSIVAPLAKRAGMIEGASKEHQNMLQKLAADKAGLAYVYSFGDRMVLSLNTEDGPVGLTPSSLLGMDGGVGLGQLFKGLSH from the coding sequence ATGATGAAGAATCAAAAACTAAACGAATTGTTTGATGATGTGACGACGGGCATTCGCAACGAAAAGCTGGATGACACCACGGTCAAGGCGGCGGCAGAGCGTGTGCAAACGCGCCTCGGCCACAAACAGGCGGCGGCCCAAGCCGGTGTCGCGACGGTCGAGCATTTGCGCGGCTGCGACGATTTCCAAGGCTTGATCCCGGCGTATTTGGGCGGTTTCTTGAGCAGCGCCCGCACGATGCTGCTCGAAGATCACACCCGTGAATGCGTGCCCTGCCGCAAAGCGCTGAAAGAAGCGCGTCACGGCGCGAAGGCTCAGGCGGCCTACAAAGAAGCCACTCCCAAATTCAACTGGTTCCAAATGCCAGCGATGAAATGGGCGTTGGCGGCTGCGGTCGTGCTCGGTTTTGGCGTGTTCGCTTGGCCGTTGGTTTCGCAGATGCTGCCAGGCACTGCGTTGACGGCGACCGTCGAAGCGGCGAGCGGGCCGGTTTACCGCGTGGCCGAGAATCAAACGCTGGCGCTCAAGGCGGGCGAACAATTGTCGCGCGGCGAGCGCTTGCGCACGGCGAAGGAAGCCGGCGCGGTCGTCAAACTCAGCGACGGTTCGCTGATCGAAACGCGCGAACGCTCCGAATTCGCGGTCAATCAAACGGCCAGCGGCATCACGATCAATCTCGAACGCGGCGCAATCATCGTGCAAGCCGCGAAACAAGGCGGCAAAAAGCTTTACGTCGCCACGCCGGACAGTTTAGCGGCGGTCACGGGGACGACCTTTGCGGTCAACAGCGGCACCAAAGGTTCGCGCATCTCCGTCGTCGAGGGCGAAGTGCAGGTGGATCGCGCCGGTCAGAAGACTGTGCTGCATCCTGGCGAACAACTGGCGACGCACGTGAGCATCGCGCCCGTGCCGGTCAAAGACGAAGTGGCGTGGAGCCGCGATGCCGACAAGTACAAACAGGTTTTGGCTGCGGTCAAGCGCGAGATTGACGCCAAAGTGGCAATGCCGGGCAATCGCTATTCGACGCGGCTGCTCGACCTGATGCCGGAAGGCACGGTCTTTTACGCGGCGATTCCGAACCTGAGCCAGACGCTGGCCCAGGCTAACAACATTTTGCAACAGAACATCGAGACCAATCCCGAATTGCGTGCTTGGTACGACGAACAACAGACTGGCAAAGACGGCAAAAAGAAGCACGAACTGGGTGACGTGGTCGCCAAGCTCACCGAGTTCGGTCAATTCATCGGACAGGAGATTGCCGTCGGTGGAGAAAAAGATGCCGTGCTGGCGCTGGCTGAAGTGAAAGACCCGAACGGCTTCCGCGCCTTCCTGCAACAGCAGTTGGCGAATGTCGAAGGTGGCAAAGAGCACGTGTTGCTGATTGACGATCCCCTGGCAGCGACCGCGCCCGCCAAGCAAAGCAAAGACGGCAGCAAGAACGAACACTTGATGATCTGGCTCAATAACGATGTGGTCGTGGCTTCAACCGAATTGACGACGCTGCAAACAGTGGCAGCGAGCGCGAAAGGCGCGGTGGCAAATCGCTTCAATGCAACGCCCTTCCACGCACGCTTAGCCGATGTTTACCGCGAAGGCGCGGGCCTGGTGATCGGCGCTGACCTCGGTCAATTGATTGGCCGTGAGCTGGCGCAAGACACGCAACGCGGCGGCAAGGATGCGGCGGTGCTGAATCAACTCGGCGTCAATCAGATGCGGCATTTCATCGCCGAACTCAAAGACGTGAACGGCCAGCCGCAGAATCGTGCGGTCGTGACCTTTGACAGCGCCAACGGCGCGCCGCAACACGGGCTGGCTTCGTGGCTGGCCGCGCCGGGGCCGATGGGCGCGCTGCAATTCATCTCGCCCGACGCCAACGTGGTCGCGGCTTTCGTGGTGCAGAACCCGGCGGCGATGTATGACGACTTGATGAATACGCTCAAGACGGCGGATGCCGCGGCCTGGCAGGAATTCATCAACCTGCAAACGCAGCACGGCATCAGCTTGCGCGACGATTTTGCCGCGAAGCTGGGCGGCGAAATCGCCGTGGCAGTGGACGGGCCGGTGTTGCCAACGCCTTCGTGGAAAGTGGTTTGCGAAGTCAATGATCCCGCCGGGTTGCAGCAAAGCTTTGAACGTGCGGTGGTTGAGTTGAACAAAGAACTCGTCGCCAAAGACAAACCGCAACTCGTGTGGGAGAACGCGCAAAGCAATGGCCGCACGTTTTATCGCCTGAAACCGGCGAGCGGTTTGGGCGAAGTGAATTACGCCTACGCCTACGGTTTCTTGATCGCCGCGCCCAGCCGCGCGCTGGTCGAGAACGCGATCAAGTACCGCGAGTCTGGTTACACGCTGCCGCAATCGGCGAAGTTCAAAGCGGCGCTGCCGGCGGACAAGCAAGCCAACTTCTCGGCGCTGGTTTTTTACAATGTCAGTTCCATCGTCGCGCCATTGGCGAAGCGCGCTGGCATGATCGAGGGCGCGTCGAAAGAGCATCAGAACATGTTGCAAAAACTGGCTGCCGATAAAGCGGGCCTGGCCTATGTTTACTCCTTCGGCGATCGGATGGTGTTGTCGTTGAATACCGAGGATGGGCCGGTCGGCTTAACACCGTCGAGCCTGTTGGGAATGGAT
- a CDS encoding sigma-70 family RNA polymerase sigma factor, with product MRATATHLRAIPGTPTPPARASLESLFSEHYDRVFRAAYRVTGSVVDAEDVLQTVFYRLAKRGEELNLEPNPASYLHRAAINAALDLLRQRGRAAVVAFDDVAPELLPSGSASPAALQEERELRRAVRKAVGKLGENQAEMFVLRYFEGFDNQEIAARMGTSPMVVAVLLHRARARVKKELGSYLETKLTV from the coding sequence GTGAGAGCTACGGCGACACATTTACGAGCGATTCCCGGCACGCCGACGCCGCCCGCGCGCGCTTCGTTGGAGAGCCTCTTCAGCGAACATTACGACCGCGTGTTCCGCGCGGCCTATCGCGTGACGGGCAGTGTGGTGGATGCCGAGGACGTGTTACAGACGGTTTTTTACCGGCTGGCGAAACGGGGGGAGGAATTAAACCTGGAACCAAATCCGGCCAGCTATTTGCACCGCGCGGCGATCAATGCGGCGTTGGATTTGTTGCGGCAACGCGGGCGGGCTGCGGTGGTCGCGTTCGACGATGTCGCACCGGAGTTGTTGCCCAGCGGTTCGGCCAGCCCCGCCGCGTTGCAGGAAGAGCGCGAGTTGCGCCGGGCCGTGCGCAAGGCGGTCGGCAAGTTAGGCGAGAATCAGGCGGAGATGTTTGTGCTGCGGTATTTCGAGGGCTTTGATAACCAAGAGATCGCAGCGCGGATGGGGACTTCGCCAATGGTCGTGGCCGTGCTCCTGCACAGGGCACGGGCGCGCGTCAAAAAAGAGTTGGGTTCATATCTGGAGACGAAACTGACGGTTTAA